The following proteins are encoded in a genomic region of Spirosoma sp. SC4-14:
- a CDS encoding electron transfer flavoprotein subunit beta/FixA family protein — protein sequence MKILVCVTSVPDTTTKIAFTDNNTKLNKAGVTFITGPYDDYALARAVELKEKTGASVTVLNVGEADSEPVIRKCLAIGADDAIRVNAEPTDAYFVAEQIAVIAKESQYDLILMGRESIDYNGGQVHGIVGEMLGFPSISPVMQLDLDGDTAQITREIEGGKEQLEAKLPLVLGCQEPIAEWKIPNMRGIMTARTKPLKVVEPVGTDKLITVASYELPAPRGSVKMIPADQAETLIQLLHTEAKVI from the coding sequence ATGAAAATTTTAGTGTGTGTGACGAGTGTGCCCGACACCACCACCAAAATTGCCTTCACGGACAATAATACCAAATTGAATAAGGCAGGGGTAACATTCATTACTGGCCCCTACGACGACTACGCCCTGGCGCGGGCAGTTGAACTAAAAGAAAAAACAGGAGCATCGGTAACTGTACTCAACGTTGGTGAAGCCGACTCCGAACCCGTTATTCGCAAATGCCTGGCAATTGGTGCCGATGATGCCATTCGGGTCAATGCCGAACCCACCGATGCTTATTTCGTTGCCGAGCAAATTGCAGTTATTGCCAAAGAATCTCAATACGACCTGATTTTGATGGGCCGCGAATCCATCGATTACAATGGCGGTCAGGTTCACGGTATTGTTGGCGAAATGCTGGGTTTTCCGTCCATTTCACCCGTTATGCAACTCGATCTGGATGGAGATACGGCCCAAATCACGCGGGAAATAGAAGGAGGTAAAGAACAGTTAGAAGCCAAACTACCGCTTGTGCTAGGTTGCCAGGAGCCTATTGCGGAATGGAAAATTCCGAATATGCGTGGCATTATGACCGCCCGCACCAAACCCCTTAAGGTTGTAGAGCCAGTCGGAACCGACAAACTCATAACCGTGGCTAGTTATGAACTACCAGCCCCACGAGGTTCAGTGAAAATGATTCCAGCCGACCAGGCCGAAACGCTCATTCAACTTCTCCATACCGAAGCAAAAGTTATTTAA
- a CDS encoding tetratricopeptide repeat protein translates to MNNDRIQQLIRFVQEEPDEPFNVYALAMEFLNGRPTEAKTYFDQLLAQFPDYLPTYYHAAALYTDLDERDRAAELYEKGIELARAQNNQKTLLELQRAQQAFDDDDDEW, encoded by the coding sequence ATGAATAACGATCGTATCCAACAATTAATTCGATTTGTACAGGAAGAACCCGATGAGCCGTTCAATGTTTATGCTTTAGCAATGGAATTTTTGAACGGTCGGCCAACGGAGGCAAAAACCTACTTCGATCAGCTTCTGGCTCAATTTCCTGACTACCTGCCAACTTATTATCATGCAGCAGCGCTCTATACCGATCTTGACGAGCGAGACCGGGCTGCGGAGCTCTACGAAAAAGGGATTGAACTGGCTCGGGCACAAAACAACCAGAAAACGCTACTGGAACTACAGCGTGCTCAGCAGGCCTTTGACGACGATGATGATGAGTGGTAG